The stretch of DNA CGGAGATACATTGCCCATGTACTGTCAAGCGCTTGAGAATAACCATATGCTGTCGATCGGCGTTTCCATGGAATAAAACCAAAAAGTTTTGTGCGTGGAGGACGTGCATTGTGACGAAAATTCGATTCCATCTTAATGGTTGCAAGAATAATCGGCATAGGAATCCCATAGTGCATTGCTGCGCGTTGAGAAGCTTTTCCCCAATTATCAAAAAAACTATTTTTTTGTGCTAAAACAGCGCAAGCATTGTTTGTATAGATTGGGGAGGTTGTTGCACATCCCTCTAGCAGAAACACCAATGCCCCCAAAAACAAAAGGCGCCGCATATATTTTCTTCCTCTCATTAGGAAATTAATGAGATATAGATACTAAAAAATTATTACCAATCAATAAATAAAGAATATGGACATACTTGTAATTACTAGGAGCCTTGTTTTACTCCTCATCCACCAAACGCAATGTTTGAGATGAAATAGAGGTTGTCATTTTCGTTTGCTCAAAGCTGTTCTCTTTTAACTCAAAAGTTTCAATGCGATTAGCTCGTTTCATAATTTTTGAGGATGATATTAAAATCCCCTCTATATCTTCACCTGCTTTGTAAAAATGCTTCTGTAACGCGCGAACACGCGTATCCATTCGTCCAAAATCTTCCATTAATTTTGCTACTTCTGACTGAATCAAATGTGCTTGTTCACGCATCCGCGCATCTTTCATAATAGTTTGTACAACCTGAACAGATAACATCAACAAAGATGGTGATACAATAATCACATGTGCTCGATTGGCTTTTTGTACCAATGGCTCAAAATCTTCATAAATTGTTGCAAAAACCGATTCCGAGGGTACAAAGAGAAAAGCTGTATCATGTGTTTCTCCAGGAATTAAATATTTCTGTGCAATATCGCGAATATGAACTTCCATGTCAGTACGGAATTGGCGTTCTGCTTCCTGACGCTCTTGCGCTGATGTTGCTTTACGCATGGCATTCCACGCCTCTAGAGGAAATTTTGCATCAATCACAAGAGATGGTCCTTTATTCGGCATGTAAATGAGGCAATCTGGGCGCTTTCCATTAGAGAGAACTGCTTGAAAAGCATAAGCATTTGTTGGTAGGGCATCGGCAATAATTGCTTCCATCCTCCCCTGACCAAAAGTACCACGTGTCTGTTTATTGCTTAAAATAGCCTGTAACTGAACAACCTGTCCTGTAAGCGACTGAATATTATTTTGCGCCGCATCAATTACCGCTAAACGTTCTTGCAAACGAGCCAAATTTTCATAAGTAGATTTGGTCTGCACCTGAAGCGTTTGACCCAAATTGGCTGTCATCCCATTGAGTTGCTCACTGAGTGACTTATTCAATTCAGCCTGCCTTTGACCAAAAATTTCTGCCATAGTCTGCATTCGCCCTTGCATTTCAGCTTGTGTTTTTAGCAATGTAGCCATCTGCATTTGTGCTTCACGGGCACGTTCAGCAGTTTTATTTTCCCAAAGTGCCTTTTTCCGATAAGAATGTATCAGCATAAAAAATGTCAAGCAAATGAGTATCAGTAAAAGCAGAGCACTCAGTTTAGCAAAAGACTGATCAGCGAGCATAAAAGAAAAAAACGAATCAAACATACCAAATAATATAATCCTCTTATCATAAAAAAAGCGCAAGAATTCGTTATTCAATATTGACCCATAACAAACCATTGATTAATCTATACTTATGCCAATTAAATCTTTAATTACTTTACCTGATCCGATTTTACGGGAAGTATCCAAACCCGTCGAGCATATTGATTCAGCTCTCCAAAAGCTTGCTGATGATATGTTGGATACGATGTATAATGCCCAAGGCGTTGGTCTTGCTGCTATTCAAATTGGTATACCGCTGCGTATGTTGGTCATAGATGTCTCCAGAGATGATATCTCGAAAAATCCGCTTGTTGTTATTAACCCAGAAATCTTATGGCTTTCAGATGAGCGTAATACTTATAAAGAAGGCTGCCTCTCTATTCCTGAATATTACGCGGAAGTTGAACGCCCTAAACGCCTTTGTGTGCGCTATCAAGATCGCCAAGGGAAACAAACAGAAATTGAAGCAGATGATCTCCTAGCTACTTGCTTACAGCACGAAATTGATCATTTAAACGGCTGTCTTTTTATAGATCACATTTCAAAAATCAAACGTGATATGGTGATACGAAAATTTAAAAAACGCGCAAAAGAAAATAACGCACAGAAAGCACTTTTGTAATGGCATTACGGTTGAGTTTTATGGGAACACCTGATTTTTCTGTTCCCATTTTACATGCTTTGTTGAATGCGGGACATGATATTGTAGCTGTTTATAGCCAACCTCCTCGCCCAGCAGGCCGTCGTGGTCTTAAACTGATCCCCTCACCTGTTCAAAACGCAGCACAAGCAAAATGCATCCCTGTGTTCACTCCTCTAACGTTCAAAACAGTCGAACAACAAGCCCAATTTACAGCACTTGGTGTTGATGCTGCTGTTGTTGTTGCCTATGGACTCCTCTTACCGAAAACTATTCTTGAAACACCACGCTTTGGTTGTTTTAATGCTCATGCTTCACTCTTACCACGTTGGCGTGGCGCTGCTCCTATTCAGCGTGCAATTATGGCTGGTGATAGAGAAACGGGGATGATGATTATGAAAATGGATGAAGGGCTTGATACAGGACCTATTGCTCTCTCCCACTCCATCCCTATCACCGATAACATGACGACCTGTGAACTTTCAAATAAACTTTCACATATGGGTGCAGAACTTATGATAAAAGCTCTGTCAGCTCTTGAAAAAGGCCAGCTTAAACTTACCCCACAATCAGCAGAAGGCATAACCTATGCCTCTAAAATCAAAAAGGAAGAAACCCGCATTGATTGGACAAAACCTGCAGAACTTATTCATAGGCATATTCGTGCACTTTTTCCCTCTCCTAGTTGCTGGTGCAACATGAATATCGGCGGACGAGAAGAGCGCGTAAAAATTCTTGGAAGTCGCTTAAAAACGGGACCTTCTCTTGAAATTGGTCGGATAGAGCCAAATTCTTTGATCGTCCACTGCGGACAAGGACGTTTAGAAATAACCCATCTCCAAAGATCTGGTGGTAAAATTCTTGATAGCGCCACATTTTTGCGAGGTGCTCATATTTCTACTGTTTTTTAATATGCCACGTTTTAAACTCACCCTTGAATATGATGGCTCAAATTACGCTGGTTGGCAGCGCCAAACAGACCTCCGCACCATACAAGGAGCTCTTGAGCAAGCTATTTTTCACTTTTGCGGCCAACAACTAACCATCACGACAGCTGGCCGAACGGATGCAGGTGTGCATGCTACTGGACAAGTTGTACATGTTGATTTTGAAAAAACCTGGTACACGCACACTATACGTGATGCGCTCAATGCGCATTTACGAAAACAAGGAGAAGATATTTCGATCTTAAATGTACAAAACGTCCCTGATGACTTTGACGCACGATTTTCCGCAATCAAACGCCATTATCTTTTTAAAATTCTTAATCGCCGCTCCCCACCAGCTTTGAACGCCAAACGCGTGTGGTGGTTGCCAAAACCCCTTAACGCTGAAGCCATGCATGAAGCTGCCCAAAAACTTGTAGGACAACACGATTTTACCACTTTCCGCTCAGCCCATTGCCAAGCCAAAAGCCCTATTCGCACCCTTGAACGCCTTGATGTTCAAAGAGAAGGAGATGAGATTTTCCTCTATGCACAAGCCCGCTCTTTTCTTCATCATCAAATTCGTTCATTTGCGGGAAGCCTTATGGAAGTTGGTATCGGTCGCTGGACAACACAAGATCTTGAAGCAGCTCTTCATGCTAAAGATCGCACACGTTGTGGTGTTGTCGCACCACCTTCAGGACTTTATTTGACTAAAGTGGAATATTAACTATCCTGCAAAAGTTACTTCTTCAAAAGCAATTAAGGAAGCTTATAAAAGGAACGGATTTCTTCAAAAGCCTCCGCTGCGGTATTGACAAATGTCATCAGGGTGAGATCAGCAGGAGAGATAGTACCTTGTGCTGATAAATAATCAAAATTAATAACGTTTGCCCAAAATTCTTTGCCAAACATTAAAATTGGAACCTGTTTCATTCGCCCTGTTTGCATTAAAGTTAAAGTTTCAAACAACTCATCCAGAGTACCAAACCCTCCAGGGAAAACCGCCAATGCCTTCGCCCGCATTAAAAAATGCATTTTACGCATCCCTAAATAATGAAAATTAAAACATAAATGCGGAGTCACATAAGAATTAGGCATTTGCTCATGCGGTAAAACGACGTTTAAGCCAATCGTTGGTGCACCAACATCAGTAGCACCACGATTTCCTGCTTCCATTACCCCTGGGCCCCCCCCTGTGACGACCACAAATTCACGATACTCCGTCGTAGCAGAATAGCATGAACATAAACGCGCAAATTCCCTTGCTTCATCGTAATAATGTGACATAGCATGTAAATTTTTCTTTTGTGTTCCATTTTTTGCTGCCCACGCTGCTTGCCCAGATTCGGGAATACGCGCACCACCAAATAAAACAATTGTTGATTGAATATTATATTCCTGAAGCACTATTTCTGGCTTTAAAAACTCAAGACCAATACGTTGTGAGCGTAACTCAGGACGCATCATAAACTCTTGGTCGATATACGCCAAACGATAAGTAGGTGAATGCATTTGTGCTGAATCGGAAACTTCATGCACCTGTTGTAGAGCATCTTTTACATGGAGAAGTGGCGCCCAATTTTTTTGTTCTTTTTCTCTTTTTTCTTTGTAACCTTTTTTCATGCACTTGTCCTACTTCCTCATCGTTTTATTGACTGAAAACATTTCTTCGCGTAGGTCATAAAGAATAAATCTTGACAACTTGTTTAACGGAAACTTTGATCATGACCCATCTCACACAACTTGAAATGATTATTGAAAAAGCATTTGATGATCGCGATTCTATCGATATTATCACAAAGGGTGAAATTCGTGAAAGTGTTGAATATGCATTAAACCTTCTTGACAAAGGTGAAGTCCGTGTAGCGGAACGCCAAAAAAATGGACAATGGCATGTTCACCAATGGTTAAAAAAAGCCGTCCTTCTCTCTTTTCGGCTCAATCCTATGCAAATTATTGCCGGTGGGATAAATGGAACATATTGGTGGGATAAAGTCCCTTCGAAATTTTCTGGTTGGCAAGAAGTTGACTTTAAAAAAGCTGATTTCCGTTCCGTTCCTGGAGCAATTGTACGCCATTCTGCCTATATTGCTCCCAATGTTATATTGATGCCATCCTTTGTAAATCTTGGTGCTTTTGTCGATGAGGGAACAATGGTTGATACATGGACTACTGTTGGTTCCTGTGCACAAATTGGCAAACATGTTCATCTTTCTGGTGGCGTCGGTGTCGGAGGTGTTTTAGAACCACTGCAAGCAAACCCAACGATTGTTGAAGATTATTGCTTTATCGGTGCACGCTCTGAAGTTGTTGAAGGTTGTATTATTCGTGAAGGTGCAGTTTTAGGGATGGGAGTTTTTATTGGAAAATCTACAAAAATTATTGATCGTACAACAGGCGAAGTTTTTATAGGTGAAGTGCCTGCCTATTCCGTTGTAGTTCCAGGCTCTCTCCCTGGAAAACCATTACCAAACGGTGCAGCAAGTCCAAATCTTTATTGTGCTGTCATAGTGAAACGCGTTGACCAAAAAACACGAGAGAAAACATCTATTAACGATCTTTTGCGTGATTAAAAAATACTCTTCTAAAGCCTTAAAAATCAACACAATACAAAAATGCTTTCAACGAAAGAAATTTCATTATTTACTCATTTTAAGCGCTTGAATAAAAGCCGACTGTGGAATTTCTACTTTTCCAAATTGGCGCATTCGTTTTTTACCTTCTTTTTGCTTTTCTAAAAGTTTACGCTTACGCGTCACATCACCCCCATAGCATTTAGCCGTTACATCTTTACGCAAAGCACGAATTGTTTCACGCGCAATAATTTTACCCCCAATTGCTGCTTGGACTGGAATCTGAAACATATGTTGAGGAATAAGATCTTTTAGTTTTTCGCACATGGAACGCCCGCGCCTTTCCGCAATAGTGCGGTGCACAAGCATCGACAATGCATCAATAGACTCTCCATTCACTAAAATAGACATTTTAACTAAATCGCCTTCTGCATAATCCGTCATCTGATAATCGAAGGAAGCATAACCCTTTGATATTGATT from Bartonella taylorii encodes:
- the fmt gene encoding methionyl-tRNA formyltransferase; translated protein: MALRLSFMGTPDFSVPILHALLNAGHDIVAVYSQPPRPAGRRGLKLIPSPVQNAAQAKCIPVFTPLTFKTVEQQAQFTALGVDAAVVVAYGLLLPKTILETPRFGCFNAHASLLPRWRGAAPIQRAIMAGDRETGMMIMKMDEGLDTGPIALSHSIPITDNMTTCELSNKLSHMGAELMIKALSALEKGQLKLTPQSAEGITYASKIKKEETRIDWTKPAELIHRHIRALFPSPSCWCNMNIGGREERVKILGSRLKTGPSLEIGRIEPNSLIVHCGQGRLEITHLQRSGGKILDSATFLRGAHISTVF
- a CDS encoding DNA recombination protein RmuC — protein: MFDSFFSFMLADQSFAKLSALLLLILICLTFFMLIHSYRKKALWENKTAERAREAQMQMATLLKTQAEMQGRMQTMAEIFGQRQAELNKSLSEQLNGMTANLGQTLQVQTKSTYENLARLQERLAVIDAAQNNIQSLTGQVVQLQAILSNKQTRGTFGQGRMEAIIADALPTNAYAFQAVLSNGKRPDCLIYMPNKGPSLVIDAKFPLEAWNAMRKATSAQERQEAERQFRTDMEVHIRDIAQKYLIPGETHDTAFLFVPSESVFATIYEDFEPLVQKANRAHVIIVSPSLLMLSVQVVQTIMKDARMREQAHLIQSEVAKLMEDFGRMDTRVRALQKHFYKAGEDIEGILISSSKIMKRANRIETFELKENSFEQTKMTTSISSQTLRLVDEE
- the def gene encoding peptide deformylase, yielding MPIKSLITLPDPILREVSKPVEHIDSALQKLADDMLDTMYNAQGVGLAAIQIGIPLRMLVIDVSRDDISKNPLVVINPEILWLSDERNTYKEGCLSIPEYYAEVERPKRLCVRYQDRQGKQTEIEADDLLATCLQHEIDHLNGCLFIDHISKIKRDMVIRKFKKRAKENNAQKALL
- a CDS encoding LOG family protein, encoding MKKGYKEKREKEQKNWAPLLHVKDALQQVHEVSDSAQMHSPTYRLAYIDQEFMMRPELRSQRIGLEFLKPEIVLQEYNIQSTIVLFGGARIPESGQAAWAAKNGTQKKNLHAMSHYYDEAREFARLCSCYSATTEYREFVVVTGGGPGVMEAGNRGATDVGAPTIGLNVVLPHEQMPNSYVTPHLCFNFHYLGMRKMHFLMRAKALAVFPGGFGTLDELFETLTLMQTGRMKQVPILMFGKEFWANVINFDYLSAQGTISPADLTLMTFVNTAAEAFEEIRSFYKLP
- the truA gene encoding tRNA pseudouridine(38-40) synthase TruA; translation: MPRFKLTLEYDGSNYAGWQRQTDLRTIQGALEQAIFHFCGQQLTITTAGRTDAGVHATGQVVHVDFEKTWYTHTIRDALNAHLRKQGEDISILNVQNVPDDFDARFSAIKRHYLFKILNRRSPPALNAKRVWWLPKPLNAEAMHEAAQKLVGQHDFTTFRSAHCQAKSPIRTLERLDVQREGDEIFLYAQARSFLHHQIRSFAGSLMEVGIGRWTTQDLEAALHAKDRTRCGVVAPPSGLYLTKVEY
- the dapD gene encoding 2,3,4,5-tetrahydropyridine-2,6-dicarboxylate N-succinyltransferase — protein: MTHLTQLEMIIEKAFDDRDSIDIITKGEIRESVEYALNLLDKGEVRVAERQKNGQWHVHQWLKKAVLLSFRLNPMQIIAGGINGTYWWDKVPSKFSGWQEVDFKKADFRSVPGAIVRHSAYIAPNVILMPSFVNLGAFVDEGTMVDTWTTVGSCAQIGKHVHLSGGVGVGGVLEPLQANPTIVEDYCFIGARSEVVEGCIIREGAVLGMGVFIGKSTKIIDRTTGEVFIGEVPAYSVVVPGSLPGKPLPNGAASPNLYCAVIVKRVDQKTREKTSINDLLRD